Proteins from one Gimesia maris genomic window:
- the aroH gene encoding chorismate mutase: MSVRGIRGATTVTQDAAAEVLSATRELLEQLLKSNRIENFEDIVSVFFTTTPDLTSAFPAEAARELGMKSVPLICASEIAVKGAMPRCIRVMIHVNTDQKQSEVVHVYLNEAQKLRPDVASAQ; the protein is encoded by the coding sequence ATGTCGGTACGTGGAATACGTGGTGCAACAACGGTGACACAGGATGCTGCTGCAGAAGTCCTGTCTGCAACGCGTGAGTTGCTGGAACAGCTTCTCAAATCAAACCGGATCGAAAACTTCGAAGATATTGTCTCTGTATTTTTTACAACGACTCCAGATCTGACCTCTGCATTTCCGGCAGAAGCGGCTCGTGAACTGGGGATGAAATCAGTACCACTGATCTGTGCCTCTGAAATTGCCGTCAAAGGAGCGATGCCTCGCTGCATCCGGGTCATGATTCACGTGAATACGGATCAGAAACAGTCAGAAGTAGTACACGTATATCTGAATGAGGCACAAAAGCTGCGACCTGATGTCGCTTCCGCTCAGTAA